In the Gossypium raimondii isolate GPD5lz chromosome 9, ASM2569854v1, whole genome shotgun sequence genome, one interval contains:
- the LOC105798447 gene encoding sulfite oxidase, producing MPGIKGPSDYSQEPPRHPSLQINSKVPFNAEPPRSALASSYVTPVDLFYKRNHGPIPVVDDIERYCVDICGLIGTPKKLYMRDVRMLPKYNVTATLQCAGNRRTAMSKTRKVRGVGWDVSAIGNAVWGGAKLADLLELIGIPKLTCSTQSGGKHVEFVSIDKCKEENGGPYKASIPLSQATNPEADVLLAYEMNGEPLNRDHGYPLRVIVPGVIGARSVKWLDSINIIAEECQGFFMQKDYKMFPPSVDWDNINWSTRRPQMDFPVQSVICSLEDVQSIKPGKVTISGYAVSGGGRGIERVDVSIDGGKTWLEASRSQKTGVPYIADHVSSDKWAWVLFEVTVDIPYSTEIVAKAVDSAANVQPENVQDIWNLRGILNTSWHRVQVRVGHSNM from the exons ATGCCAGGAATAAAGGGACCCTCTGATTATTCACAAGAACCCCCACGCCATCCTTCTCTTCAAATCAACTCCAAg GTGCCCTTCAATGCCGAGCCGCCGCGTTCTGCTTTAGCTTCCTCTTATGTGACTCCTGTTGATTTGTTCTACAAGAGAAATCATGGACCAATCCCCGTAGTCGATGACATAGAGAG ATATTGTGTTGATATATGCGGTTTAATTGGAACTCCAAAAAAGCTGTATATGAGAGATGTAAG GATGCTGCCAAAATACAATGTCACCGCCACTTTACAG TGTGCAGGTAATAGGAGGACAGCCATGAGCAAAACTAGAAAAGTGAGAGGAGTAGGCTGGGATGTTTCTGCTATAGGGAATG CTGTCTGGGGTGGTGCCAAATTGGCTGATTTACTTGAACTCATTGGGATACCAAAGTTGACATGTAGCACTCAGTCTGGTGGAAAACACGTAGAATTTGTGAGCATTGATAAGTGTAAG GAGGAGAATGGGGGCCCGTACAAGGCATCGATTCCACTTAGTCAAGCCACTAACCCTGAAGCAGATGTTTTGCTTGCTTATGAGATGAATGGAGAG CCTCTCAACAGGGATCATGGTTATCCATTGAGAGTAATTGTGCCAGGTGTTATAGGTGCACGTTCTGTCAAGTGGCTTGATTCTATCAACATAATAGCTGAAGAATGCCAG GGCTTCTTCATGCAAAAAGATTACAAGATGTTTCCGCCCTCTGTTGATTGGGATAACATCAATTGGTCTACAAGGAGGCCACAAATGGATTTCCCAGTTCAG TCTGTGATTTGTTCTTTGGAAGATGTGCAGTCAATTAAACCCGGAAAG GTAACAATTAGTGGATATGCAGTATCAGGAGGGGGCCGAGGAATCGAGAGAGTTGATGTATCTATTGACGGTGGTAAAACCTGGTTGGAAGCATCTAGATCTCAGAAAACCGGTGTCCCTTACATAGCAGATCACGTAAGCAGTGACAAATGGGCATGGGTGCTTTTTGAGGTCACAGTTGATATCCCATACAGTACTGAGATTGTTGCCAAAGCG GTGGATTCGGCTGCAAATGTGCAACCTGAAAACGTGCAAGATATTTGGAACCTACGAGGTATTCTCAACACTTCATGGCACCGAGTTCAAGTTCGCGTGGGGCACTCAAATATGTAA